GAAGATACCTTGTCTCTACCTGCCCCCACCACAACACAACACCTGTTTTTGTtggtctttctttttctttacttCCTTCTCTATTTCAACTCATCTGATTCTTCTGTTTTCTCTGTTTCATAagcaagagagaaagaagaaatggGTGTGGATTTGAGGCAAGTTGTTGCTGGTATCCTCACCATTACCATGTTCGTGATGCTCGGACAGATGCTTCatagagattactttgattctCTTCAGGTACGTTCTTTGCGGacactttttttaaaaaattttgctCTAGTGTGTGATACTACTTGAGCTAAATTCAAGTGGGTTATGTTCGGTTTATTTTCTTCATTGTCAGTTTGTATTTTGTCTCCTTCACTTTTTGTGTTGATACGTCTACCTGATGTCTTAGAAACAGATCTAGTTCAAGGTGAACTGTCAGCTTGTTCATTGAGACTTTCTTGATTTGTGCGTTATAGGGGTTTCTTCCTACCAAAACTTTCCATTTTTAGATAAAATGTGGATttcatggatcataaaattagAGTCAGTAGTGAATTTCTTTTTTACATTGATCATTAGGAAATGATTAGTTCATCTCTTTTGGTGTAAACTAATAGTGCAAAAGGTCGAACCTTCTCTTCTGTAGCTAAATTCAAGATCCTTCtctaatttttctttcattttgttTACAGGAGAAAGCTCAGGGAGATGCACACGATATTGAATTTGAAGGATCTAGAGTATCTGTGAAAGATAGTCTTGTCGGAGCCTTAGAAGGCAGTAAAGGGCCTTGGATGGATGATAACAATGACCTTAATCCTTGTTGGCCAACATTACTATCCGGTATGTGTTTGTTTTACTCAGACTCTTGTCGTCTTTCTCAGTTTCATGCTTTTGTATGCATTGTAGATCTTGGACTTATAAGGGCCTAATTGTTGTAGATGAAGCGGTATCATCAAAAGGGTATGTTACATTCTCACTAACGAATGGTCCTGAGTACCATATCTCTCAGGTATACTTTATAAAAGCTCTAAATTCGTATATTCTCTAGAtgtgtttgttattttattCCATTTGTTGTTTGTGTGGTTAAATTCTGATCTTCTGTTTAGATCACTGATGCTGTAATGGTGGCAAAGCATCTTGGAGCAACATTAGTGCTTCCTGATATAAGAGGAAGCAAACCTGGTGATGAAAGGTTAAGAGTTGTTTATTTCTATGTTTGTGGCATTTATGGTTTGATAATTAGTTTCTAAGATCAGTGTATGGCTTAACAGGAACTTTGAAGATATTTATGATGCCGATAAACTAATCAAAAGCTTGGAAAAAGTCATCAAAGTTGTCAAACAATTGCCTGAAGAAGTATCTCTAAGGGATATGGCCATTATAAAAGTCCCTACCAGAGTTACAGAGGACTACATTAAGGAGAACATTGATCCAATCTTCAAATCAAAAGGAAACATCCGAGTTGCTACGTATTTCCCTTCTGTAAACTTGAGAAAATCCTCACAAGACGGCGAAACTGATCCTGTGGCTTGTTTGGCAATGTTTGGTTCCTTGGAGTTGCAACCTGAACTGAATGCAGTAGTTGAATCAATGGTTGAGAGGTTAAGAACACATAGCAGGAAATTAGGTGGCCGTTTTATAGCAGTAGACCTTAGAATTGACTTACTCGAGAAGAAACATTGCCATTCAACTGGCGTAGTAGGGTCCAAGACATGTTACAACGCGCAAGAGATTGCTTTATTCTTGAGGAAGCTTGGATTTGCTGGTGACACAACTATCTATCTCACTCAGCCAAGGTGGGACAGTAGCCTCGATATCCTTAAGGATATCTTCCCAAAAACGTTCACAAAGGTGTGTATAGATCAAAACATTCTTTAGTCCAAGGAAAAGTTTCTTACCCTTTTGCTAAATCTTGATGCAGGAGGCAATATTTCCAGCAAGTAAGAAATCAAAGTACCTTGAATCAGAGAGTTCAGAGTATGAAAATGTTATTGACTTCTACATAAGCTCGAGAAGCGATGTGTTTGTTCCAGCCATATCTGGTTTGTTTTATGCAAACATAGTTGGGAAGAGGATAGCTTTAGGTAAGCCACAAGTGCTAGTTCCAGCAGAAATCTCAGAGACATCTGGCCTTGCTACAGATTTCATCTCTCCTTACATCTCAAAGAAGAACCACTTGGCTTATTCATGCTTTTGCTGACCTTCTCACATTTCCAATGTGGTCTTTAAGCATGGCCCTTCTCAGTTTTCACCAATTGTAtgcaatataatttttttttcttgtcttatTTGTTATGTAATGTTGTTTCAATATAAGTTGGGTTTTTTCAGgtgagtttatttttgtttgccaTGTGTAGGAAAGAAAACTATTGAGGTTTACAATTTGATTCTGTTGGCTCTCGTAGCCTTTgcattctataaaaaaatttctatagtATGAAACACATTTACACATCAAAACTTGTTTGTAAGA
This region of Brassica napus cultivar Da-Ae chromosome C5, Da-Ae, whole genome shotgun sequence genomic DNA includes:
- the BNAC05G30800D gene encoding protein MANNAN SYNTHESIS-RELATED 1: MNSDNNTLNGSFWQSFNYQVIKRGTEISYLRKIPCLYLPPPQHNTCFSREKEEMGVDLRQVVAGILTITMFVMLGQMLHRDYFDSLQEKAQGDAHDIEFEGSRVSVKDSLVGALEGSKGPWMDDNNDLNPCWPTLLSDEAVSSKGYVTFSLTNGPEYHISQITDAVMVAKHLGATLVLPDIRGSKPGDERNFEDIYDADKLIKSLEKVIKVVKQLPEEVSLRDMAIIKVPTRVTEDYIKENIDPIFKSKGNIRVATYFPSVNLRKSSQDGETDPVACLAMFGSLELQPELNAVVESMVERLRTHSRKLGGRFIAVDLRIDLLEKKHCHSTGVVGSKTCYNAQEIALFLRKLGFAGDTTIYLTQPRWDSSLDILKDIFPKTFTKEAIFPASKKSKYLESESSEYENVIDFYISSRSDVFVPAISGLFYANIVGKRIALGKPQVLVPAEISETSGLATDFISPYISKKNHLAYSCFC